The following coding sequences lie in one Frondihabitans peucedani genomic window:
- a CDS encoding glucose 1-dehydrogenase encodes MLLDGKTMIVTGGNSGIGEAIVLAAAAEGANIVIDYVAHPEATKDLIARIEKAGGKAVGVDADVSKAEDLHKMVQTAVDTFGRLDVIVNNAGIETRTGVLDTTEDEFEKVMAINLKSAFFGTQFAAKQFIAQKTPGLVINISSVHEDWPMPGNIAYCVSKGGTRMLTRTAGVELGPHGIRVVNVAPGAVDTPINTSTTSDPEKLKQLEDAIPVRRLAEPEDIADMVVFLASGKASYMTATTVFIDGGIMQGSVGL; translated from the coding sequence GTGCTTCTCGACGGAAAGACCATGATCGTCACCGGCGGCAACTCCGGCATCGGCGAGGCGATCGTCCTCGCCGCCGCGGCCGAGGGCGCCAACATCGTCATCGACTATGTCGCGCACCCCGAAGCGACGAAAGACCTCATCGCCCGTATCGAGAAGGCCGGCGGCAAGGCCGTCGGCGTCGACGCCGACGTCAGCAAGGCGGAGGATCTGCACAAAATGGTCCAGACCGCCGTCGACACCTTCGGCCGCCTCGACGTCATCGTCAACAACGCCGGCATCGAGACCCGCACCGGCGTCCTCGACACCACCGAAGACGAGTTCGAGAAGGTCATGGCGATCAACCTCAAGAGCGCCTTCTTCGGCACCCAGTTCGCCGCGAAGCAGTTCATCGCGCAGAAGACGCCCGGCCTCGTCATCAACATCTCGTCGGTCCACGAGGACTGGCCGATGCCCGGCAACATCGCCTACTGCGTCTCGAAGGGCGGCACCCGCATGCTGACCCGCACCGCCGGCGTCGAGCTCGGCCCGCACGGCATCCGCGTGGTCAACGTCGCTCCCGGCGCCGTCGACACCCCGATCAACACCTCGACCACCTCCGACCCCGAGAAGCTGAAGCAGCTCGAGGACGCCATCCCCGTGCGACGTCTAGCGGAGCCTGAGGATATCGCCGACATGGTCGTCTTCCTGGCCTCCGGCAAGGCGTCGTACATGACGGCGACCACGGTGTTCATCGACGGCGGCATCATGCAAGGTTCCGTCGGGCTCTAG
- a CDS encoding DUF2273 domain-containing protein yields the protein MSATTTGIAVGAVLGVVAVAFGFWAFVLVAVFIAVGALVGRIASGRLDVSSLVDVIRGRRSSS from the coding sequence GTGAGCGCCACCACCACCGGCATCGCGGTCGGCGCCGTGCTCGGCGTCGTCGCGGTCGCGTTCGGCTTCTGGGCGTTCGTCCTGGTCGCCGTGTTCATCGCCGTGGGCGCCCTCGTCGGCAGGATCGCGTCGGGCAGGCTCGACGTGTCGAGCCTCGTCGACGTCATCCGCGGACGGCGCTCCTCGTCATGA
- the dcd gene encoding dCTP deaminase produces MLLSDRDIKAELDLGRIGLDPFDPALIQPSSIDVRLDRFFRLFDNHKYPFIDPAEDQPELTHLVEVDPDEPFILHPGEFVLGSTYELVTLPDDIAARLEGKSSLGRLGLLTHSTAGFVDPGFSGHVTLELSNVATLPIKLWPGMKIGQICYFRLSSPAENPYGSSVYGSRYQGQRGPTASRSFQNFSRTDTRSAPSSARD; encoded by the coding sequence GTGCTGCTCTCCGACCGCGACATCAAGGCCGAGCTCGACCTCGGGCGGATCGGGCTCGACCCGTTCGACCCGGCTCTCATCCAGCCCTCGAGCATCGACGTCCGTCTCGACCGGTTCTTCCGGCTCTTCGACAACCACAAGTACCCCTTCATCGACCCGGCCGAAGACCAGCCCGAGTTGACGCACCTCGTCGAGGTCGATCCCGACGAGCCGTTCATCCTGCACCCGGGCGAGTTCGTCCTGGGCTCGACGTACGAGCTCGTAACCCTTCCCGACGACATCGCGGCCCGCCTCGAGGGCAAGTCGTCGCTCGGCCGCCTGGGGCTCCTCACGCACTCCACCGCGGGCTTCGTCGACCCGGGCTTCTCGGGCCATGTGACCCTCGAGCTGTCGAACGTCGCGACCCTGCCGATCAAGCTGTGGCCGGGCATGAAGATCGGGCAGATCTGCTACTTCCGCCTCTCGAGCCCGGCCGAGAACCCCTACGGCTCCTCGGTCTACGGCTCCCGCTACCAGGGCCAGCGCGGCCCGACGGCGAGCCGGTCGTTCCAGAACTTCTCGCGGACTGACACGCGGTCCGCGCCGTCGTCCGCCCGCGACTGA
- a CDS encoding 3'-5' exonuclease: MTLNYRTTAENLAFAVGILSGAEFVDMEDADAVSTGYRSARRGPAPILHGVPDLRAELDMAARLVSEWLGTGAAPETMAVLVRDARVRDIVSRGLRDRGVRMLEVDSGELGTGLPVVMTMHRAKGTEFLNVLLFGVSASALPSQAVLSGLSDIERDDALLRERSLLYVAATRARDQLACTWSGPRSPLVPLLS; encoded by the coding sequence TTGACCCTCAACTACCGAACCACCGCCGAGAACCTAGCTTTTGCGGTCGGCATCCTCTCAGGTGCGGAGTTCGTCGACATGGAAGACGCCGACGCGGTCAGCACTGGCTACCGGTCGGCCCGGCGTGGGCCGGCCCCGATCCTGCATGGTGTTCCGGACCTCCGCGCAGAACTCGATATGGCCGCCCGGCTCGTCTCCGAGTGGCTGGGCACCGGTGCCGCGCCGGAGACCATGGCCGTGCTCGTCCGGGACGCCCGAGTCCGGGACATCGTGTCCCGCGGGTTGCGGGACCGAGGCGTCCGGATGCTCGAGGTGGACAGCGGGGAGCTGGGGACCGGGCTACCCGTCGTGATGACCATGCACCGCGCGAAGGGCACCGAATTCCTGAACGTGCTCCTCTTCGGTGTGAGCGCGTCCGCGCTGCCGAGCCAAGCCGTCCTGAGCGGGCTCTCGGACATTGAGCGCGACGACGCGCTACTACGCGAGCGTTCCCTGCTCTACGTAGCCGCGACGCGCGCACGCGACCAGCTTGCGTGCACCTGGAGCGGGCCTCGATCGCCGTTGGTGCCGTTGCTGTCTTGA
- a CDS encoding RNA polymerase sigma factor encodes MTTAARPLLTPAQTAAQLDAASDGLLARRAADGDERAFETLLRRHLSLMTAYATRLTSSRADASDAVQEASIAIWRELPTLTTPDAVRGWMMRIVSRKAFDLMRSRKPVSDVDDEAVVAQLPVTDAQDPARLAASADAMTNLRRALDALPSLQRQAWLLREVGGESYGEIAEHLGITQTAARGQLARARENLTREMEAWR; translated from the coding sequence GTGACCACCGCCGCCCGCCCGCTGCTGACGCCCGCCCAGACGGCGGCTCAGCTCGACGCGGCGAGCGACGGGCTCCTCGCGCGGCGCGCGGCCGACGGAGACGAGCGGGCCTTCGAGACGCTGCTGCGGCGGCACCTCTCGCTGATGACGGCGTACGCCACGAGACTGACCAGCTCGCGGGCCGACGCGTCCGACGCCGTGCAGGAGGCGTCGATCGCCATCTGGCGGGAGCTGCCGACCCTCACCACGCCGGACGCGGTCCGCGGCTGGATGATGCGGATCGTCTCCCGGAAGGCGTTCGACCTGATGCGCTCGCGGAAGCCGGTGTCCGACGTCGACGACGAGGCGGTGGTGGCTCAGCTGCCGGTGACGGATGCGCAGGATCCTGCGCGCCTCGCCGCCTCCGCCGACGCCATGACCAACCTTCGGCGAGCGCTCGACGCCCTCCCCTCCCTGCAGCGCCAGGCGTGGCTGCTGCGCGAGGTCGGCGGCGAGTCGTACGGCGAGATCGCCGAGCACCTCGGAATCACCCAGACAGCAGCGCGCGGCCAGCTGGCCCGAGCGCGCGAGAACCTGACGAGAGAGATGGAGGCATGGCGATGA
- a CDS encoding Asp23/Gls24 family envelope stress response protein produces the protein MADKTTPATPKTTTTTTASRVDRVATPVTTTQTASLGVASGKTVIADGVISKVAGIAAREVPGVFALGGGAARAFGAIRDVIGSTDLSQGVRVEVGETQVAADVTIVVEYPAPMNAVAEQVRAAVAQAIVDLVGMEVAEINVAINDVHIPGEDDDQQQAPAESRVL, from the coding sequence ATGGCCGACAAGACCACCCCCGCTACCCCGAAGACCACGACCACGACCACCGCGAGCCGCGTCGACCGCGTCGCGACACCCGTCACCACGACCCAGACGGCGTCGCTCGGAGTCGCCTCGGGCAAGACCGTCATCGCGGACGGCGTGATCTCGAAGGTCGCCGGCATCGCCGCGCGCGAGGTCCCGGGCGTCTTCGCTCTCGGTGGCGGCGCCGCCCGCGCGTTCGGCGCCATCCGCGACGTCATCGGCTCGACCGACCTCTCGCAGGGCGTCCGAGTCGAGGTCGGCGAGACCCAGGTCGCCGCCGACGTCACCATCGTCGTCGAGTACCCCGCCCCGATGAACGCCGTGGCCGAACAGGTCCGCGCGGCCGTGGCCCAGGCGATCGTCGACCTCGTCGGCATGGAGGTCGCCGAGATCAACGTCGCGATCAACGACGTCCACATCCCCGGCGAGGACGACGACCAGCAGCAGGCTCCCGCCGAGAGCCGCGTCCTGTGA
- a CDS encoding NAD(P)H-binding protein: MKLTVPTSLRIGIAGAERPLCASISRLLGSQGVHHTVLVEDDGSIPRGLPRASTAPMRLDEHLPASSPLANLDVLVLAPAAPAPDGFTRQLEIVDAAAAAGVRHFVYVSILNATDDALYTGARDHFRVEQRIRQTGAQFTILRPTLLLERAANLLAPTGHMYGPGGNGTATLLPRQQLAQKTVRVLADLDAYAGQTHPITGPEAFTPKQIAAQLSGQEGHPIHYHPEDAETAFIRLVDYAVPPWKAAAVVTLYEALTAQQFAPISPVRALP, encoded by the coding sequence ATGAAGCTCACGGTTCCGACCTCTCTTCGGATCGGCATCGCAGGAGCAGAACGCCCCTTGTGCGCCAGCATCTCCCGACTCCTCGGCAGTCAAGGCGTCCACCACACAGTCCTCGTCGAAGACGACGGCTCGATCCCTCGGGGGCTCCCGCGCGCTTCCACAGCCCCGATGCGCCTCGATGAACACCTACCCGCCTCTAGCCCCTTGGCGAACCTCGACGTCTTGGTGCTCGCTCCGGCCGCTCCGGCCCCGGACGGTTTCACAAGGCAACTTGAAATCGTCGACGCCGCAGCCGCCGCAGGTGTTCGCCACTTTGTCTACGTCTCTATCCTCAACGCGACGGACGACGCTCTTTACACCGGTGCCCGCGACCACTTCCGGGTCGAGCAACGCATTAGGCAAACTGGGGCCCAATTCACGATCCTCCGCCCCACGCTGCTCCTTGAACGCGCAGCCAACCTGCTCGCCCCCACCGGACACATGTACGGACCCGGCGGGAACGGGACCGCCACACTCCTGCCGCGGCAGCAGCTCGCTCAAAAGACGGTCCGCGTTCTGGCAGACCTGGACGCCTACGCCGGACAGACCCATCCGATTACGGGGCCTGAGGCCTTCACGCCGAAACAAATCGCAGCACAACTCTCCGGCCAGGAGGGACACCCCATCCACTACCACCCTGAAGATGCGGAAACGGCATTCATTCGCCTCGTGGACTATGCGGTGCCGCCCTGGAAGGCCGCCGCCGTTGTAACCCTCTACGAAGCGCTGACGGCGCAACAGTTTGCACCTATTTCACCTGTACGAGCTTTGCCCTGA
- the idi gene encoding isopentenyl-diphosphate Delta-isomerase — protein sequence MNTEPEAFPQGDDAALATVHDELVVLVDEAGNPVGTYPKASVHTSDTPLHLAFSCHVAHPETGDILVTRRALSKATWPGVWTNSFCGHPGPGETPQEALTRRAFQELGLEVERVEPILPDFRYRAVDASGVVENEICPVFTAVAVGDPSPSASEVAEWAWIAPDDLRAAVAASPFAWSPWLGWQLEAWPRS from the coding sequence ATGAACACTGAACCCGAGGCCTTTCCCCAGGGCGACGACGCCGCCCTCGCCACGGTGCACGACGAGCTCGTGGTATTGGTCGACGAGGCCGGAAATCCGGTCGGAACGTACCCCAAAGCGAGCGTCCACACGAGCGATACACCGCTTCACCTGGCCTTTTCGTGCCACGTCGCGCACCCCGAGACGGGGGACATCCTGGTGACCAGGCGGGCCCTCTCGAAGGCCACCTGGCCCGGTGTCTGGACCAATTCGTTCTGCGGGCACCCCGGCCCCGGCGAGACTCCCCAGGAAGCTCTCACCCGGCGGGCGTTCCAGGAGCTCGGCCTCGAGGTCGAGCGGGTGGAGCCGATCCTGCCCGACTTCCGCTACCGCGCCGTCGACGCCTCGGGCGTCGTCGAGAACGAGATCTGCCCCGTCTTCACCGCGGTCGCGGTCGGCGACCCGTCGCCCTCCGCCTCGGAGGTCGCCGAATGGGCGTGGATCGCGCCCGACGACCTGCGGGCAGCCGTCGCAGCGTCACCGTTCGCGTGGAGCCCGTGGCTCGGCTGGCAGCTGGAGGCGTGGCCGCGCTCGTAG
- the atpB gene encoding F0F1 ATP synthase subunit A — MLTALTHPVQTTLVAATAFQGPSIDEFFPPALLLKGTPFEVNRVTLIRLAATLALCLIFGLGTRRLKLIPTRFQSLIEMGLDLVRVNIAQEILGKKDGSRFLALLTTIFFVVLFFNLTSVIPGFQLAGTSVIGVPLILAAVSYLAFIYAGLRNNAIGFTRNSLFPPGVPWPLYIIVTPIEIVSTFILRPVTLVLRLLMNMIVGHLLLVLFFSGTTFLFLEGPGLLKILGVGTFVFGFAFTLMEILVGVLQAYIFCLLTAVYIQLAVADDH; from the coding sequence GTGCTCACTGCCCTGACCCATCCGGTCCAAACGACACTGGTAGCCGCCACGGCATTTCAGGGCCCCTCGATTGACGAGTTCTTTCCACCGGCCCTCCTGCTCAAAGGCACTCCGTTCGAAGTGAACCGGGTCACGTTGATCCGCCTCGCTGCGACCCTTGCCCTCTGCCTCATCTTCGGCCTCGGCACCCGCCGCCTGAAACTCATCCCCACCCGGTTCCAAAGTTTGATCGAGATGGGATTAGACCTCGTCCGCGTCAATATCGCCCAGGAGATCCTCGGGAAGAAAGATGGCAGCCGGTTCTTGGCGCTCCTGACGACCATTTTCTTCGTGGTGCTCTTCTTCAACCTGACCAGCGTCATCCCCGGATTCCAGCTCGCCGGAACGAGCGTCATCGGCGTGCCCCTGATTCTGGCCGCGGTGTCCTACCTGGCCTTCATCTACGCCGGCCTGCGAAACAACGCCATCGGCTTCACCCGCAACAGCCTCTTCCCGCCCGGAGTGCCGTGGCCGCTTTACATCATCGTGACCCCGATCGAGATCGTCTCGACATTCATCCTGCGACCTGTCACTTTGGTCTTGCGGCTTCTGATGAACATGATCGTCGGCCACCTCCTGCTCGTCCTGTTCTTCAGCGGAACGACCTTCCTGTTCCTCGAGGGGCCGGGGCTGCTAAAAATTCTGGGCGTCGGCACTTTCGTGTTCGGGTTCGCCTTCACCTTGATGGAGATCCTGGTAGGTGTCCTCCAGGCATACATTTTCTGCCTGCTCACAGCGGTGTACATCCAGCTCGCCGTCGCCGACGATCACTGA
- the ctaD gene encoding cytochrome c oxidase subunit I, whose product MSAPKTAFLRSRPSLTARAGEQSFLTSRVGRKGNVLVSWVTSTDHKVIGNMYLMTSFLYFLIGGILALVMRAQLFEPGLSVVSTKEQYNQLFTMHGTIMLLLFATPLFSGFANALMPLQIGAPDVAFPRLNAFAFWLYFFGAIVTVFGFFTPRGPASFGWFAYAPLSDVTFTPGVGGNLWVFGLTLTGFSTILGAVNFITTIITLRAPGMTMFRMSQFTWTTLITSILVIMAFPVLAAALFGLGFDRVFNANVFNPANGGAILWQHLFWFFGHPEVYIIALPFFGIISETLPIFSRKPIFGYKTLVYATIAIAALSVTVWAHHMYVTGSVLLPFFSLMTMLIAVPTGVKIFNWVGTMWQGSVTFETPMLWAVGFLITFTFGGLTGVILSSPPLDFHVSDSYFVVAHFHYVVFGTVVFAMFAGFYLWWPKWTGKMLNERLGKIHFWLLFVGFHMTFLIQHWLGVMGMPRRYATYQPADGFTWLNQLSSVGSMLLGVSMLPFLFNVYLTARSAPRVAVNDPWGYGRSLEWATSCPPPRHNFTSIPRIRSESPAFDLNHPEAGPPVGIGPLKDGPDAPHIDLSDGSTR is encoded by the coding sequence ATGTCCGCTCCCAAGACCGCATTCCTCCGCTCCCGCCCTTCCTTGACGGCGAGAGCTGGCGAGCAATCCTTCCTCACCTCGCGCGTGGGCCGGAAGGGCAACGTCCTCGTCTCGTGGGTGACCTCCACGGATCACAAGGTCATCGGCAACATGTACCTGATGACGTCGTTCCTCTACTTCCTCATCGGGGGAATCCTCGCCCTCGTCATGCGAGCGCAATTGTTCGAGCCCGGGCTCTCGGTCGTGTCCACGAAGGAGCAGTACAACCAGCTGTTCACGATGCACGGAACGATCATGCTGCTGCTGTTCGCGACTCCGTTGTTCTCCGGCTTCGCGAACGCACTGATGCCACTGCAGATCGGTGCACCGGACGTCGCCTTCCCGCGCCTGAACGCGTTCGCGTTCTGGCTGTACTTCTTCGGAGCGATCGTCACCGTGTTCGGATTTTTCACTCCTCGAGGTCCGGCATCTTTCGGCTGGTTCGCCTACGCACCACTGTCCGACGTCACCTTTACCCCGGGCGTCGGCGGGAACCTGTGGGTATTTGGGCTCACTTTGACCGGATTCTCCACGATCCTCGGCGCTGTGAATTTCATCACCACCATCATCACCTTGCGTGCGCCGGGGATGACGATGTTCCGGATGTCGCAATTCACCTGGACGACCCTGATCACTTCGATCCTGGTCATCATGGCGTTCCCGGTGCTGGCTGCTGCGCTCTTCGGGCTCGGATTCGACCGCGTGTTCAATGCCAACGTGTTCAACCCCGCCAACGGGGGCGCGATCTTGTGGCAGCACCTGTTCTGGTTCTTCGGCCACCCCGAGGTCTACATCATCGCCCTGCCTTTCTTCGGCATCATCAGCGAGACCCTCCCGATCTTCAGCCGAAAGCCGATCTTCGGGTACAAAACTCTCGTCTACGCCACCATCGCCATCGCCGCACTCTCGGTCACGGTGTGGGCACACCACATGTACGTCACCGGCTCCGTCCTCTTGCCGTTCTTCTCTTTGATGACCATGCTTATTGCAGTTCCAACCGGGGTGAAAATCTTCAACTGGGTGGGCACCATGTGGCAGGGATCGGTGACGTTCGAGACGCCGATGCTCTGGGCCGTCGGGTTCCTCATCACCTTCACCTTCGGTGGTCTCACCGGTGTGATCTTGTCGTCGCCTCCGCTGGATTTCCACGTCTCGGATTCGTACTTCGTCGTCGCCCATTTCCACTACGTCGTCTTCGGAACCGTGGTGTTCGCCATGTTCGCCGGGTTCTACCTGTGGTGGCCTAAATGGACCGGCAAGATGCTCAACGAGCGGCTCGGCAAAATCCACTTCTGGTTGCTGTTCGTCGGGTTCCACATGACGTTCCTGATCCAGCACTGGCTGGGAGTCATGGGCATGCCGCGCCGCTATGCCACCTACCAGCCGGCCGATGGATTCACGTGGCTGAACCAGCTGTCCTCCGTCGGGTCGATGCTCCTTGGCGTCTCGATGCTCCCCTTCCTCTTCAACGTCTACCTCACCGCCCGGAGTGCACCCCGAGTCGCGGTCAACGACCCCTGGGGCTATGGGCGTTCGCTCGAGTGGGCAACGTCGTGTCCCCCGCCCCGGCACAACTTCACCTCCATCCCCCGCATCCGTTCAGAGTCTCCCGCGTTCGATCTCAACCACCCGGAGGCGGGCCCACCGGTGGGTATCGGACCCCTCAAAGATGGTCCGGACGCACCTCACATCGACCTCAGTGACGGCTCCACCCGATGA
- a CDS encoding NAD(P)H-quinone oxidoreductase — translation MRIILISRPGGPEVLVPGKAADPTAGPGEVVIDVAAAGLNRADIGQRQGTYPPPPGSVEWPGMEVSGTISDVGDGNSGWRLGDRVCALLPGGGYAERVAVDAGLVLPVPDGVDLVEAAGLPEVAATVWSNVYLNARLQEGETLLVHGGTSGIGTMAIQLGTALGARVIATAGSADKVAFCESLGASSLNYRQEDFVEVVARETGGRGADVILDLVGGDYLARNIQALAVDGRIMVIANQSGEASSFQLGALMQKRGRIWGTTLRARPLVEKREIIAGVRQNVWPLVESGRVRPIVDRVYPLDDAADAHRRMEDGGHIGKLLLRV, via the coding sequence ATGCGCATCATCCTGATTTCCCGACCGGGCGGCCCCGAGGTGCTGGTCCCGGGCAAAGCCGCCGACCCCACAGCGGGGCCCGGCGAGGTCGTCATCGACGTGGCGGCCGCCGGCCTCAACCGCGCCGACATCGGCCAGCGGCAGGGCACGTACCCGCCGCCGCCCGGTTCCGTCGAGTGGCCGGGCATGGAGGTGTCGGGCACGATCTCGGACGTCGGCGACGGCAATTCAGGATGGAGGCTCGGCGACCGCGTCTGCGCGCTTCTCCCGGGCGGCGGCTACGCCGAGCGCGTGGCCGTCGATGCGGGCCTCGTGCTGCCGGTCCCGGACGGCGTCGACCTGGTCGAGGCCGCGGGACTCCCCGAGGTCGCGGCCACCGTCTGGTCGAACGTCTACCTCAACGCCCGCCTGCAGGAGGGCGAGACCCTGCTCGTCCACGGCGGAACGAGCGGCATCGGCACCATGGCGATCCAGCTCGGCACCGCGCTCGGCGCCCGCGTGATCGCGACCGCGGGCTCCGCCGACAAGGTCGCGTTCTGCGAGAGCCTCGGTGCTTCCAGCCTGAATTACCGACAGGAGGACTTCGTCGAGGTCGTCGCACGCGAGACCGGCGGGCGCGGCGCCGACGTGATCCTCGACCTGGTCGGCGGCGACTACCTCGCCCGCAACATCCAGGCCCTCGCCGTCGACGGGCGCATCATGGTCATCGCCAACCAGTCGGGTGAGGCGTCGAGCTTCCAGCTCGGCGCCCTGATGCAGAAGCGGGGCCGCATCTGGGGCACGACGCTGCGGGCGCGGCCTCTTGTCGAGAAGCGGGAGATCATCGCAGGAGTGCGGCAGAACGTCTGGCCGCTCGTCGAGTCGGGCCGGGTGCGACCGATCGTCGACCGGGTCTACCCGCTCGACGACGCCGCCGACGCGCACCGCCGCATGGAGGACGGCGGGCACATCGGGAAGCTGCTGCTGCGGGTCTGA
- a CDS encoding Asp23/Gls24 family envelope stress response protein: protein MSDPTVTLERLADYLDSGRVPYDPTIEDDPENASQLASLQRLRSLSSRIVAEDAAEAPEPDPGWIGSVMERVRQEARSGRDIPLESVGTVTLHMTEGAVRGLIREAGDSVPGAVVISCSLDGDVQAVGTPVRVEVTISALRGEYVPVMADEVREAVSLALLRQTELEVEAVDIVVGDVHLLEAGAES, encoded by the coding sequence ATGAGCGACCCGACGGTCACGCTCGAACGGCTGGCGGACTACCTCGACTCGGGCCGGGTGCCCTACGACCCGACGATCGAGGACGACCCCGAGAACGCCAGCCAGCTCGCGTCCCTGCAGCGGCTCCGGAGCCTGTCGAGCAGGATCGTCGCCGAGGACGCCGCCGAGGCGCCCGAGCCCGACCCGGGCTGGATCGGCTCCGTGATGGAGCGGGTGCGGCAGGAGGCGCGGTCGGGGCGCGACATCCCCCTCGAGTCGGTCGGGACCGTGACCCTCCACATGACCGAGGGGGCGGTGCGCGGGCTGATCCGCGAGGCCGGCGACTCGGTGCCCGGCGCCGTCGTCATCTCGTGCTCGCTCGACGGAGACGTGCAGGCGGTCGGGACGCCCGTGCGCGTCGAGGTGACCATCAGCGCCCTCCGCGGCGAGTACGTGCCGGTGATGGCGGACGAGGTGCGGGAGGCCGTGTCGCTCGCGCTGCTCCGCCAGACCGAGCTCGAGGTCGAGGCGGTCGACATCGTCGTGGGCGACGTGCACCTGCTCGAGGCGGGAGCGGAGTCGTGA
- a CDS encoding MarR family transcriptional regulator, producing the protein MDALLKSANALMGIAARSVIQVEDRVTSPQLRVLVFLAAEGTQNLGAIAEELRVHPSNATRTCDKLLKADLITRSEDPADRRFVQLDLAPAGRELVESVLASRRKALSEVLDRIPDDARAVVLEGFSTFADAAGASHADGRFLLHLSTS; encoded by the coding sequence GTGGACGCCCTGCTCAAGAGTGCCAATGCGCTGATGGGAATCGCGGCGCGGTCCGTCATCCAGGTCGAGGACCGCGTCACGAGCCCACAGCTGAGAGTGCTCGTCTTCCTTGCCGCAGAAGGGACCCAGAACCTGGGTGCCATCGCCGAGGAACTGCGGGTTCACCCCTCCAACGCGACCCGCACCTGCGACAAACTACTCAAGGCGGATTTGATCACTCGCTCCGAGGATCCGGCCGATCGGCGCTTTGTGCAACTCGATTTGGCACCCGCTGGCCGAGAGCTCGTCGAGAGCGTCTTGGCGAGCCGCCGCAAAGCGCTCTCCGAGGTGCTGGACCGGATTCCCGACGACGCCAGGGCGGTCGTCCTAGAGGGGTTCTCGACTTTCGCGGATGCCGCCGGAGCCAGCCATGCAGACGGGCGCTTCCTCCTTCACCTCTCCACGAGCTGA